AGCTCGAAAGCCAGAGCGACGGCGACATCACGACCGACCACATTGGCGAGCTGGTGATGGAGGGCCTAAAGGCCCTCGACGGCGTCGCCTACGTGCGCTTCGCCTCGGTCTACCGCAACTTCAGAGAAGCTCGCGACTTCAACCAGTTGATCGACGAGCTTGAACTGGAACCTGAAGACCGCGCGCGCGTAAAATCGAAGGCGCCGGACCGGCTGTGAGCGCCACCGACGAGGCCTTCATGGCCGCGGCGCTGGCGATCGGACGGCGCGGCATGGGCCGTGTCGCCCCCAACCCCGCCGTCGGCGCCCTCGTCGTGAAGGACGGCATCGTCGTCGGTCGCGGCGTCACGGCGCCGGGCGGGCGGCCGCATGCCGAGACGATCGCCCTGGCGCAGGCCGGCGATCTGGCCCGCGGCGCGACGATCTACGTCACGCTCGAGCCCTGCAGCCACCACGGTGTCACCGGACCCTGTTGCGAAGCTGTCGTTGCGGCAGGCGTCACGCGCCTCGTCTACGCCATCGGCGACGCCAACCCGCTCGTCGCGGGCCGCGGCGCCGCCTACTGCCGCGAGCACGGCCTCGAGGTCGTGGCCGGCGTCGGGGCCAAGGCGGCCGCGCGCGACCATCGCGGCCACCTGCTGCGGATGACCCGGCAGCGCCCGATGGTGACGCTGAAGCTCGCCGAGACCGCCGATGGCTATGTCGCCGGCGGCCGGCACGACCCGCGACTCGCCATCACCGGCGTCGCCGTCAACGGGATCGTGCACGTGTGGCGCGCCATGCACGACGCCATCATGGTCGGCATCGGCACGGCGCTCGCCGACGACCCGCTGATGACGGTGCGTCTGCCCGGCGTGGCCGCGAAGCCGCTGCGCGTCGTGCTCGACGCAAGAGCGCAATTGCCGACGAACTCTCGGCTCGTCCAGACCGCGCAGGACGCGCCTGTCCTCGTCCTCGTCGGCGCGGACGCGCCGGCCGACGCGCTCAGCGCCGCACGCGGCGTCGAGGTCGCCACCGTCGCGACGACACCCGACGGACGGCTCGACCTCGCGGCAGCGCTCAATCTGCTGGCGGCACGGGGCATCACCCGCGTCTTCTCGGAGGGCGGCCCTGCGATCGCGGAACAGCTCATCGCCGGCGGCCTCGCCGACGACGTCGCCATCTTCACGGCGCAGAAACCGCTCGGTCACGACGGCGTCCCGACATTAGCCGCCGCGGCGCGTGCAACGCTCACCGCGCCCGCGCACTATCGTCTCGTCGAGGATCGCGAGGTCGGGCCGGACCGGCTTCGCCTGCACGAGAGGATCGCCTGATGTTCACGGGACTGGTCAGTGACATCGGCACCGTCCGCGCGATCGAGGAGCGCGGCGAGCTGCGCCGCCTGCGGATCGCCTGCACCTATCCGACCGAGACCATCGCCATCGGCGCGTCGATCGCCACCGGCGGCCCGTGCCTGACGGCCGTGGCGACCGGCGCCGAGGCCACCGGCGGCTGGTTCGACGTCGACGTCGGCGCCGAGACCCTGGCGCGTACCACGGCCGGCACCTGGGGCGTCGGCACGCGGCTCAACCTCGAGCGCTCGCTGAAGATCGGCGACGAGCTCGGCGGCCACATCGTCACCGGACACATCGACGGCGTCGCGGAGATCGTCGCCGTCACGCCGTTCGACGGCATGAGCCGGTTCGAGATCCGCGCGCCCGCGCAGCTCTCGCGCTTCATCGCGGAGAAGGGATCCGTCGCGCTCGACGGCACGTCGCTGACGGTCAACTCGGTCGAGGGCGACCTCTTCTCGGTGCTGCTGATCCCGCACACGCTGGCCGTCACGACCTGGGGCGAGCGCAGGGCGGGCGACTCGCTCAACCTCGAGGTCGACCTGATGGCGCGCTACGCCGCGCGGCTCATCGAGGCGCGCTAGCTCAGACGCGCGGGCCGAAGTAGCGGCAGGTGTCGCCGCTCGAATCGCGATAGACGGACACCATCGCAAGCCCCCGGCAGGACGGCGCGACCTTGCCCCAGATCCAGCGCGCCAGGTTCTCCATCGTCGCCGGCCCGAGATCCTCGACGTCGTCGAGAAAGCGATGGTCGAGCCCGTCGCGGGCCTCCTCGAGCGCGCGGGAGAGCAGGCCGAGATCCATGATCATGCCGGTCTGGGCGTCGGGCTCGCCGCGCAGTGTCACCTCGGCGCGATAGGAGTGGCCGTGGATGCGCCGGCTGGCGTCGGTCTCGATCGATCGGTCGAGCGTGTGCGCCGCCTCGAACCGGAACTGCTTGGAAATCTCGAACATGGCTAGGGGATGCCGATGACCTTGTGCGTCTGGAGGCTGAGCCGCCAGCGCGGGTGTTGCAGACAGTAGGCGACGGCGGCCTGGGTGTTCTCCGCCTTGCGCGGCCCATCCATGGGCTGCAGCCAGAAGTGGTCGAAGGCGAGGTCGGCGACCGCTTCCGGCCGCAGCGCCGCCTGCGGATAGACGAGCTTCAGCTCGTGGCCGCGGCGCTGGACGAGAGGTGCGCCGGCCTTGGGGCTGACGCAGATCCAGTCGACGCCGGTCGGCGCCGGCTTCGTGCCGTTGGTCTCGACGGCGCAGGTGAAGCCGCGCTCGTGCACCGCATCAAGCAGCGCGTCGTCGAGCTGCAGCAGCGGCTCGCCGCCGGTGAAGACGACGTAGCGGCGCGACTCGCCGCCCTGCCACGCCGCCGCGATCGCGTCGGCAAGCGCTTCCGCATCGTCGAAGCGGCCGCCGCCTTCGCCGTCGATGCCGACGAAGTCGGTGTCGCAGAAGTCGCACACCGCGCTCGCCCGGTCCTCCTCGCGCCCGCTCCAAAGGTTGCAGCCGGCAAAGCGACAGAAGACGGCGGCGCGGCCGGCTTGGCCGCCTTCGCCCTGCAACGTATAGAACAGCTCCTTGACCGAGTAGGCCAATGCAAGACCCTGGAAAGACTTGGGGACGCGGGCGGCTTGCCCGCGCGGCCTTTAAGCAGATGGGGTCTGGTCAGGCAAACGCGTAGGCCGGCAGGCGGGGAGGGCGAAATCCCATGATGGTGTCGACGACCAACGATATCGCGGGCTACCGCGTCACCCGCCATCTCGGCCTCGTGCGCGGCATCACGGTGCGCTCGCGCAGCGTGGTCGGGAACTTCGTCGGCGGCGTGCATTCGTTCTTCGGCGGCAAGCTCGGCGTCTACGTCAGCCTTGCCGAGACCGCGCGGCAGGAGGCCTTCGACCATCTCTGCGAGCATGCCGCGCAAGGCGGCGCCAACGCGGTCATCGGCTTCCGCTACGATGCCAACGAGATCATGGACGGCATCACCGAGGTGCTCGCCTACGGCACGGCGGTCTGGGTCGAGCCCGCTCCGTAAACTCTTGGACGTGGAGATGCTTGCCGGACAGGGGGCCGAGCCTGTATGGATCGGCCCGCACAGGAGTGTAGCTCAATTTGGTTAGAGCACCGGTCTCCAAAACCGGGGGTTGGGGGTTCGAGTCCCTCCTCTCCTGCCAGTGCGCTCCAGAGCTTCCCGCGCGGCCTGCCCCTTCTCCGTCGGACGCGCGTATCCGTCTCCCGCTCGAGGAGTAGCCGATGTCCGCGCTCACGATCCTGCTCGTCCGCCACGCCGAGAAGCCCGGCGAAGAGTTTCCCGGCCCCGGCCTGACCCCTGACGGCAAGAAGAACGACAAGTCGCTGGTGATCCGCGGATGGCAGCGGGCCGGCGCCTGGGCGGCGCTCTTCGCCCTCTCGCCTGCCGACTATCCGCGCCCCAACGTCGTCTATGCTGCCAAGCCCGAGGAGGACGGCGACTCGAAGAGCGCGCGGCCTTTCGAGACCTCGCTGCCGACGGCGGACCGCCTACATCTCGACGTCGTGACGACGTTCGGCATCGGCGACGAGACGAAGCTCGTGAAGGAGATCGTTGGCCTGACGGGCGTCGTTCTCGTGTTCTGGGAGCACAAGGCGATCTGCGCCGAGATCGTGCCCGCGCTCCTTGACGGGCAGGAGATCCCCGGCGTGCCGACGAAATGGGACGGCGACCGATTCGACGTCGCGCTGCGGTTCGACCGCGCGCTGCCCAAGGCGCCGTGGTCGTTCCGCCAGCTTTCTCCGCGCCTGCTGTCGGGCGATTCGGACGCGCCGTTCAAGAAGCGCATGGCGTGAGCGCATCTCACGAAACCGGGGACAGAATGAGCGCGAGATGGACGGTGAAGCGGACGCAGTACCCGCTGCGCACGCCGTGGTTTTCGGTCCGCGCCGATGATTGCGTGACGGGATCGAACGTCGAGATCGCGTCCTACTACACCCTCGAGTTTCCCGACTTCGTCCACGTCCTCGCGACGTCGGGCGACGACGTCGTCCTGGTCCGTCAGTACCGCCATGCCTACAAGGGCCTGTCGTTGGAGCTGCCCGGCGGCATCATGGATGCGGGCGAAAGCGACCCCGTCGCCGCCGCCGCACGCGAGCTGGAGGAAGAGACGGGCTACGGGCAGGGCCTCTGGAAGCACGTCATGGCGCTCAGCGTCGATCCCGCGCGCCAGGCCAACAAGTTGCACTTCGTCCGGGCCGAGGACGTCGTCACCGGCGCGGCGCGGCCGGAGGCGACGGAAGACATCGAGACGGTCCTCGTGTCGCGCGACGAGGCGCTCCGCCTCGCGCGGACCGGCGGGATCGTCAATGCCGGCCATGCCGCCTTCGTGCTGATCGGCCTCGGCGCCTGAGCCTCAAGCGCGCGGAAACGCGACGCCGGAGATCTCCGCGCAGCGCGCCAGCAACTCGTCTTGCAGGCCGGCATCGCGCGCCTGAGGGTTCGGCGTCCGCGGCTTCATGTGGAAGAAATAGCCGCCGGTGACGTCGGCGGCGGGGTCGGTGCCGGCCGCCAGCCAGGCCTGCGTGCGATGCGCCTGGTCGAGGTCGTCCGGCGCGCCGGCGCCGCCCATCCGCGTCGCGACCCAGCCGGGCTCGACGGCATTCGATCGCACCTCGGGCCACAGCCGTGCGACGGCGAACGCCAGCATCGTGTCGTGCAGCTTGCTCTCGCCGTAGGCCGTCGACCCCGCCCAGCGCCGCTTCGTCCAGAGCAGATCGTCGAGGTTCGCGCTCGCGTGCTGATGCATGCCGGAGCTGAGATAGACGAGCCGCTTCGGCCGCTCGATCTGCGCGGTGAGGATGTAGGCCGACAGCGTGTTGACGGCGAAGACATGCGGCAGGCCGTCCGCCGTGAGGCGATGGCCCTCGCGGTAGCCGACGGCGGCATTGTGGATGACCGCGTCGAACGCGCCGAGCGCATTGACTTCAGCCGCCACGTCGACCGCACCGGCCATCGTCTGGAGATCGCCGACCACCACCGCCTCGGCCCCGGGCAACGCCTTTCGCGCGTCCTCGGCGCGCCGGGCGTCGCGCGCGTGCAGCACCACGCGGTGGCCTTCGCTCGCGAGCAGCTGGCCTGCCATGAGACCGAGGCCTGTCGAGGAGCCCGAGATGAAAATCCGCGCCATGCGCACCTCCTGAAGCAAAAGCCTTGAACATGGTCGCGGCCGCCTCCGTTCGCGACTACCCCGCCTCGATGAGCCGGATCGCCTCCTCGCGCTCGAAGAGGTGCAGCAGCACCTTCACCGCCGCACCTTGCGAGCCCGCGAGGTCGGGATCGGCGGTCACGACCTTCTGCGCCGCGTCGCGGGCGATCGGCAGCAGGTCGCCGTGGACTGCGAGGTCGGCAAGCTTGAAGCCGGGCGAGCCGGACTGCCGGGTGCCGAGAAT
This Beijerinckiaceae bacterium RH AL1 DNA region includes the following protein-coding sequences:
- the ribD gene encoding Diaminohydroxyphosphoribosylaminopyrimidine deaminase / 5-amino-6-(5-phosphoribosylamino)uracil reductase (ID:RHAL1_01796;~source:Prodigal:2.6) — translated: MAAALAIGRRGMGRVAPNPAVGALVVKDGIVVGRGVTAPGGRPHAETIALAQAGDLARGATIYVTLEPCSHHGVTGPCCEAVVAAGVTRLVYAIGDANPLVAGRGAAYCREHGLEVVAGVGAKAAARDHRGHLLRMTRQRPMVTLKLAETADGYVAGGRHDPRLAITGVAVNGIVHVWRAMHDAIMVGIGTALADDPLMTVRLPGVAAKPLRVVLDARAQLPTNSRLVQTAQDAPVLVLVGADAPADALSAARGVEVATVATTPDGRLDLAAALNLLAARGITRVFSEGGPAIAEQLIAGGLADDVAIFTAQKPLGHDGVPTLAAAARATLTAPAHYRLVEDREVGPDRLRLHERIA
- the ribE_2 gene encoding Riboflavin synthase (ID:RHAL1_01797;~source:Prodigal:2.6) produces the protein MFTGLVSDIGTVRAIEERGELRRLRIACTYPTETIAIGASIATGGPCLTAVATGAEATGGWFDVDVGAETLARTTAGTWGVGTRLNLERSLKIGDELGGHIVTGHIDGVAEIVAVTPFDGMSRFEIRAPAQLSRFIAEKGSVALDGTSLTVNSVEGDLFSVLLIPHTLAVTTWGERRAGDSLNLEVDLMARYAARLIEAR
- a CDS encoding 6-carboxy-5,6,7,8-tetrahydropterin synthase (source:Prodigal:2.6;~ID:RHAL1_01798), whose product is MFEISKQFRFEAAHTLDRSIETDASRRIHGHSYRAEVTLRGEPDAQTGMIMDLGLLSRALEEARDGLDHRFLDDVEDLGPATMENLARWIWGKVAPSCRGLAMVSVYRDSSGDTCRYFGPRV
- the queE gene encoding 7-carboxy-7-deazaguanine synthase (ID:RHAL1_01799;~source:Prodigal:2.6) — protein: MAYSVKELFYTLQGEGGQAGRAAVFCRFAGCNLWSGREEDRASAVCDFCDTDFVGIDGEGGGRFDDAEALADAIAAAWQGGESRRYVVFTGGEPLLQLDDALLDAVHERGFTCAVETNGTKPAPTGVDWICVSPKAGAPLVQRRGHELKLVYPQAALRPEAVADLAFDHFWLQPMDGPRKAENTQAAVAYCLQHPRWRLSLQTHKVIGIP
- a CDS encoding hypothetical protein (ID:RHAL1_01800;~conserved protein of unknown function;~source:Prodigal:2.6), coding for MMVSTTNDIAGYRVTRHLGLVRGITVRSRSVVGNFVGGVHSFFGGKLGVYVSLAETARQEAFDHLCEHAAQGGANAVIGFRYDANEIMDGITEVLAYGTAVWVEPAP
- a CDS encoding hypothetical protein (ID:RHAL1_01802;~conserved protein of unknown function;~source:Prodigal:2.6), whose amino-acid sequence is MSALTILLVRHAEKPGEEFPGPGLTPDGKKNDKSLVIRGWQRAGAWAALFALSPADYPRPNVVYAAKPEEDGDSKSARPFETSLPTADRLHLDVVTTFGIGDETKLVKEIVGLTGVVLVFWEHKAICAEIVPALLDGQEIPGVPTKWDGDRFDVALRFDRALPKAPWSFRQLSPRLLSGDSDAPFKKRMA
- a CDS encoding NUDIX hydrolase (ID:RHAL1_01803;~source:Prodigal:2.6); protein product: MKRTQYPLRTPWFSVRADDCVTGSNVEIASYYTLEFPDFVHVLATSGDDVVLVRQYRHAYKGLSLELPGGIMDAGESDPVAAAARELEEETGYGQGLWKHVMALSVDPARQANKLHFVRAEDVVTGAARPEATEDIETVLVSRDEALRLARTGGIVNAGHAAFVLIGLGA
- a CDS encoding Short-chain dehydrogenase (ID:RHAL1_01804;~source:Prodigal:2.6) codes for the protein MARIFISGSSTGLGLMAGQLLASEGHRVVLHARDARRAEDARKALPGAEAVVVGDLQTMAGAVDVAAEVNALGAFDAVIHNAAVGYREGHRLTADGLPHVFAVNTLSAYILTAQIERPKRLVYLSSGMHQHASANLDDLLWTKRRWAGSTAYGESKLHDTMLAFAVARLWPEVRSNAVEPGWVATRMGGAGAPDDLDQAHRTQAWLAAGTDPAADVTGGYFFHMKPRTPNPQARDAGLQDELLARCAEISGVAFPRA